Proteins encoded by one window of Erythrobacter sp.:
- a CDS encoding BLUF domain-containing protein has translation MILPFPTAERRTEKEDCIALTSLLYVSKSTIPSAEAEEEIARIVATAHARNPGSGVTGALLFAGEHFAQVLEGSKGTVDRLMVNIDRDPRHAQVAIVDQMPIKERRFPDWSLAYFGPSQFVSRHVTRLLGDPTPGDHRRASRWLNELLREFAGSR, from the coding sequence ATGATCTTACCGTTTCCCACTGCCGAACGACGCACGGAAAAGGAGGATTGCATAGCACTTACATCGCTCCTGTATGTCAGCAAAAGCACCATCCCTTCGGCCGAAGCAGAGGAAGAGATTGCCCGGATTGTCGCCACGGCTCACGCGCGAAATCCTGGCTCCGGGGTAACGGGAGCCCTGCTATTTGCGGGCGAGCATTTTGCGCAAGTTCTCGAAGGCAGCAAGGGTACTGTCGATCGACTGATGGTGAACATCGACCGCGATCCGAGACACGCACAGGTCGCGATAGTCGATCAAATGCCGATCAAAGAACGGCGCTTTCCCGATTGGAGCCTAGCCTACTTTGGCCCCAGCCAATTCGTGTCCAGACACGTCACCCGGTTGCTCGGAGATCCGACACCCGGAGATCACCGGCGTGCCTCGCGATGGCTC